Genomic segment of Buchnera aphidicola (Aphis nerii):
CCAATTGATTAACTGTGGCCATATAATTTCCTATTGATAATTAATTTTCTGAGTAATTTTAACATAATAAAAAAACGAGACATATTATAATGTAGAATTTTAGGACTGGATATATAAATCAAAATAACCAGGTATATTTTACCAAGTCATTTGTGTTTTATTTTTAAGTGTTAATGAAACGAAATGAATATAACTAACTAATATGAAATTATGAGATATATTATTTATAATACCTCTCGCATAAACGTCTTCTTTTATAAGATATAAGTTCGCTGAAGAGGAAATAATACTATCTAAAAAAATATTATCAGTTAAAGCAATTAAAACACCATCTTGTAAAGCCAAAAAATCATCTGTCTTTTTTAAAATTTTGATAAGAAGAGATATATTACTTGAATAAGGTGATTGTATTAAAGTATGTAACATAATAAATTTACCTTAAAAATTAATAATTGCATCATGATTATCTAATTTCAAACGTAAAAAATATGAATTTAATATATTAACTTTTAATATAAATTCAGTATTAAAATTCAATCCTCTTTCAACTAAAGATAATTTACAACAATAAAAATTTTTTATTTCATACGAATATAAAAAAGAAAATAAAGAAGTATAATTACGACTATAAATTCTTTCTGATTTATAATTTTTTAACAATTGAAAAACACCATCACCAATGAAAAATAAACTGATTTTTTTTAAAACAGCTGAAACCCCCAAAACTGCATCTAATCCTTCTTTTCCGAAAGTTGTTCCATGTGGTGCGTGAGAAAAAATAAAAGCAATTTTTTTCATAAAATTATTACATTAAATTAAAGTTATAGATCAAAATTGTATTATACGATCTGAAATATTTATAGAATTTCCTAATTCTAATAATCCACTAAATTTAAAAAAAGGTGCTAAATTTCCCTTCTTAAATTGAAGTATAGTATTATCTTCTACAATACCTCTCCTTAAAGCAGCACTAGCACATACATATAATTGAACATTGTATTTTTTATGTAATTTTTGCCAACCTTCAACTAAATCAAATTCATCAACAGGTACTTTATTTATAATATTAGCATTAAGCACACCATCACAATAAAAAAAAATACTATTTAATGTTTGATTCATTTTAATTAATGATTTACAAAATAAAAAAGCTGTACTAGCATTTTGCGTTCCATATAAAGAACCTGTAACTAAAATTGTATATTTCATTATTATTTATTTTAAAATATTAATTATTTTTTGCATCAATTAAATCTATTTCAAAAGTTAAAGTGGAATTTCCTGGGATTCCATTTAAACTCATATTTCCATATGCTAAATAAGGAGGTATAACTAATTTAATTTTTCCACCTTTCTTAATATATTTTAAACCTTCTTGCCATCCTAGTATTACATCTTTTAACATAAATACAACGGGTTTTCCTCTATTATAGGAGTTATCAAATTCAAATCCATTAGTTAAATATCCTTTATAATGAACAGTTATTTCTGTATTTTCTGTAATTTCTTCACCTTCACCTGGTTTTTCTATAATATACATTAATCCACTTTGAGTTTTATGTACGCCTTGCATTTCAGAAAATTTTTGCATGTATATTTTACCTTGAATTAAATTTTCTTTTTCATCTTTTTTAATTTGAATTTTAGTTGCATCTTTAATTTTCTTTTCTAATTTTTCAAGAATTTCAGAAATTTCTTGATTAGATAATTGTAAATTATTTGAAATAGCATCTTGAATACCTGACAAAAGACTATACTTATCTAGTTGAATTCCTAATTTTTGTTGTTTTTCAAAAGATTGATTCACATAATTACCTAAAGAAACTCCTAGTGCATAACCTACTTTCTCATTTTCATTTTTGAAAATTTTTTTATTTTCTACATAAGTTTTAATTTGATTGTTTGATTGTTGTTCTGAATATGAAGTAGGAATATAAAATAAAAAAAATAATAATATAATTCTTTTTAGACGAAAAAAAATCATTTATTGCTCCATTAAATAAATTTCTATTTTTTAAAAATTTTATATTAAATAATCTTTCTTAAATCTAAATTATTTAATATAATATGTTGTCAAACCAAAAAAATAAAAAACTTTATATTAAAATTAAACAAGTTAAAAAAATGCAAAATAAAACAAAAAAAATTTATAATCAAAAAAAACACATTAATGAACTTAAAAAAAAAATTTTGTTACATCAAATAGAAATTAAAAAAATTCACGAAACCATATGTGATTTATCGAAGCAATTAAATTATATGAAACTATATATTAATCAGTTATTAGCATCACAACGACCTCCGCATTATTAATTATACTATTAATTGATTTAAATAAATTTTAAAAAATTATAAAATCTTTTCTAAAGCACAACAAAAACGCTTCATACCTTCAATAATATCAATTTCGGTAATAATTAACGAAGGAGCCATCCTGATTACATTATTGCCTGCAGTTAAAAAAATCACACCTTCTAAAAAGGAAACATATAAAATCTCATATATTTTTTTAATAAATTTTTGTTCTAACACGATACCAACAAGCAAACCCATACCTCTAATTTCTTTAAATAATTTAAAACGTTCATTAATAATATTTAATTCAAAAATAATTTTACTTAATTTTTTTTGAACACCAGATAAAACTTCTTTCGTATTAATAATATCAATTGTTGCTTCAGCAATAGCACACGCAAGCGGATTACCTCCATATGTTGTACCATGAATGCCGGGTTTAATAACAGATTTGACTTCGCTTGTCGTTAACATTGCGCTAATTGGAAATCCACCACCTAAAGATTTAGCAATTGTTAAAATATCAGGTTTTATTGAATAATGCTCATATGCAAATAATTTGCCAGTTCTACCTATACCTGTTTGTACTTCGTCAAAAATTAATAATGCATTATATTTGTTACATAGTATTCTAAGTTCTTCAAGAAAAGGTTTTGAAGCTGGAATAATCCCTCCTTCACCTTGAATTAATTCTAAAACTATTGCACAAGTATTTTTATTAATTAACTTTCTTACACTTTCAATTTTATTAAATTCTGCATGTTGAATACCTGATGGTTTCGGTCCAAAACAATCAGAGTATTTTGCTTGACCACCAACAGATACTGTAAAAAATGTTCTACCATGAAATGAATTATAAAAAGAAATAATATTATTTTTTTTTAAATGATACTTTTTCGCAGCATAATAACGTGCTAATTTAAATGCTGCTTCATTTGCTTCAGCTCCTGAATTAGCAAAGAAAACATAAGATGCAAAACTTGATAGAATTAATTTTTTAGCTAATCTTAAAGATGGTTCGTTTGTAAAAATATTACTAGTATGCCATATTTTTTTACTTTGATAATTTAAAACTTTATTTAATATAGGATGACAATGACCTAATGATGTAACTGCAATTCCACCAGAAAAATCAATATATTCTTTTCCCTCTTGATCCCAAATACGACTACCTTGACCTTTTACCGGAATAAAATAAGAAGGTTTGTAAAAAGGTAAAATTAAATCATCGAAATTATTTCTTGTAACTGATGTATTTTTTAATATCATTAAATTTCCTAAAATATATATTTATTAAATTAATAAATTTTTTAAAAAATATATTTTTAAAATATTTAAGAATTTACAAACAATCAAAAATTTTTTAAATAAAAAAATTTAGATTAATAAAATTAAAATATACATGATATTTTATTAAATTTAAACTTATTTTATTAATAAAATAGTAAGTAAATAGCTTTTATATATCGAATTTTAAAAACATTTTAGATTTTTAATACCTTAATATCATTATGTATTGTTAAAAATAATATATTAAATAAAGATAAAAAGATTTTAATATTTTAAAAATTTTAAAATTTACAAAAACAGGTGAAAAAAGTGAAAAACATTAACCAAATAGGACTTACATGGATTAGTTTTTTTTCATACGCTTTCACAGGTGCATTAATTGTAGTTACAGGAATGATAATGGGAGATATTGCTAATTACTTCGATTTATCTATATCGGAAATGAGTAATATTTTTACTTGCTTAAATGCAGGCATATTATTTTCAATCTTACTTAATTCTTGGTTGATTAACATAATTTCATTAAAAAAACAATTAATATATGGATTTATATTTTCTATAATTTCTATTTTAGGAGTCATATTTTCTAAAAATATATGGTTATTTTCTGTCAATATTTTTATTCTAGGACTAGTAAGTGGTATTACTATGTCAATTGGTACACTTATTATTACAATGTTATATTCTGGACCAAAAAGAGGATCACAACTTTTACTAACTGATTCTTTTTTTAGCATGTCTGGAATGATTTTTCCTATTATTGCAGCATATTTATTAGAGAACAAATTTTTATGGTATTGGATATATGTATGTATAGGAGCTATTTATTTTATAATTTTCATCTTATCAATTAATTTAAATTTTCCAAAATTAAAAGAAAAAACAAATAATATAAATATAATAAAAGAATGGAATTTTAATATATTTTTACTATCTATATCTGCATTATTATATATTTTAGGACAATTAAGTTTTATTTCTTGGGTACCTCAATACGCAACAGAAAATATGCATATTAACATAAAAAAAACAGGAAATTTAGTTAGTGATTTTTGGATGGCATATATGATTGGTATGTGGTTCTTTAGTTTTATAATAAAATTTTTTAATTTAAAACATATATTTGTTTTTCTATCTGGTATTTCTGCAGTACTAATGTATGTATATATACATAATTCTAACTATTTAATAATGAAATACATTATTATTAGTTTAGGTTTTTTTTCCAGTGCTATTTATATTATAATTATTACATTAGCTTCATTGCAAACAAAAAAACCATCTGCAAAATTAATAAATATAATTCTTTTTTTTGGGACTGTTGGAACATTATTAACATTTATTATTACTAGTCCGATTGTTAATCAAAAAGGACTATACGCAACTTTAATATGTTCGAACATATTATATGGAATAGTATTCTTCTTATCTTTAATAATTTTAATAAATAGAAAATATTGCATCTATTTTGAAAAAATAAAAACTACTATAATTAAAAAATTTTTTATGTAAAAAATTAGTATTCATATAATAAATAAACTAGAATATAATTATTTCTGGTTTATTTATTTAATTTATTTTATAAAACTACTACATTCCAATAATAGAATAAACTTTTTTCAAAGTTTCTTGAGATTTTAAACGCGCTTTAATTGCTCCATTTTTAATAATTTTCTTTAAAAAAATTTCATCTTTTCGGTAATTAATATAAGATTTTTGTAATTTTAATAAAAATTTAGATATGCTATCAGCAACAATGTTCTTAAATTCACTATACATAACACCACTTAATTCTTTTTCTAAAATATCAATTTTTTTATTAGTTATTGCAGAAAGAATTTCTAATAAATTCGAAATACCTGATTTTTTATTAGAATCGTAATATATTTTTGGAGGATTTTCTGAATCTGTAAGGCAATGTTTTATTTTTAAAAAAATAGAAGAAATATCTTCTAATAAAAAAATCACATTACTTTGATTTGTATCAGATTTAGACATTTTTTTAGTAGGATCTAATAAAGACATAATTTTAGCACCATTTTCATTGATAATTGCTTCAGGTATAGTAAAAATATTTCCATAGAATACATTAAACCGATGAGCTATATCACATGTTAATTCTAAATGTTGCTTTTGATCTCTCCCTACTGGAACAAAATTTGTTTGATATAATAAAATATCTGAAGCCATTAAAATAGGATAGTTAAATAAACCCATATTAATATTTTTAGTATAATTTTGTGTTTTTTTAACTTTAAACTGATTCATTCGAGATAATTCACTAAATTGACTGAAACAACTTAAAATCCAATTTAATTGACTATGTTGATGAACTTGCGATTGAACAAAAATAATACTTTTTTCAGGATCAACACCACAAGCCAAATATAATGCTAAAGTATCTAATATTGAATTTTTTAAATTTTTTTTTTATTAATTGTAGTTAATGCATGTAAATCAGCAATACAATATAAACATTCATATTTTTCCTGCATGTTTGACCAATGACGCATAGTACCAATATAATTCCCAAGAGTTAATTTACCAGAAGGCTGTATAGCACTAAATAATATTGGCTTATAATTAGTAAACATAAATTTAAAATCCTAAATAAAAAATATTAGTGAATAGATTTAAAATAAGAATATTTTAATTCTTGGCGAATATTTTTAATAATCTTTTGATGATCAGGATAGTCAAAAATTCCAGAACCAATTACAAATACATTTGCTCCAGAATAAGCTATTTCAGAAACATTTTCTAATTTCACTCCACCATCTACTTCTAAAAAAATATCTAGTGAATTTAAATCAATCAATTTACGTACTTCACGTAATTTATTAAATGTAGATGGTAAAAAAGATTGATTACTAAAACCAGGATTGACTGACATTAATAAAATTAAATCTAATTTATCTATTATATAATCTAAAAAATTAAGAGAAGTAGATGGATTAAATGCTAAACCAGCTTTACAACCATTTTCTTTAATTAAATTTAATGTACGATCAATGTGTTGTGTTGATTCTGGGTGAAATGTGATAAAGCTAGCACCTGCTTTGGCAAATTGAGGAATTAAATTATCCACTGGTTTTGTCATTAAATGTACATCAATAGGTACATTGATATTATAATTACGAAGTGATTTTAAAATCATAGGTCCCATTGTTAAATTAGGTACATAATGATTATCCATAACATCAAAATGTATCCAATCACAACCTGCATCAATAACTTTTTTTGATTCTTCCCCTAAACATGCAAAATCTGCAGATAAAATGGATGGAGCTAACAAAAAATTTTTCATATTAATTTTCCTATTTTAAATTAGATAGATAATTAATAATAAAAAAATAAATTTTAGAATTAAAATATATAAAATTAATTTAAAAAATGATATATCATTAATTTTTAAATAATTATTTGATATAAAATATTAAAAATTTTTACTTTTTAAAACATAAAGTAACTTAAAAAAAATTTAAAAATATCTTATAGTATATAAAAATTTATTGAGAATCTTTTATTGCACTTAGTATGATATTT
This window contains:
- the tusB gene encoding sulfurtransferase complex subunit TusB; this encodes MLHTLIQSPYSSNISLLIKILKKTDDFLALQDGVLIALTDNIFLDSIISSSANLYLIKEDVYARGIINNISHNFILVSYIHFVSLTLKNKTQMTW
- the tusC gene encoding sulfurtransferase complex subunit TusC — protein: MKKIAFIFSHAPHGTTFGKEGLDAVLGVSAVLKKISLFFIGDGVFQLLKNYKSERIYSRNYTSLFSFLYSYEIKNFYCCKLSLVERGLNFNTEFILKVNILNSYFLRLKLDNHDAIINF
- the tusD gene encoding sulfurtransferase complex subunit TusD yields the protein MKYTILVTGSLYGTQNASTAFLFCKSLIKMNQTLNSIFFYCDGVLNANIINKVPVDEFDLVEGWQKLHKKYNVQLYVCASAALRRGIVEDNTILQFKKGNLAPFFKFSGLLELGNSINISDRIIQF
- the fkpA gene encoding FKBP-type peptidyl-prolyl cis-trans isomerase, whose product is MIFFRLKRIILLFFLFYIPTSYSEQQSNNQIKTYVENKKIFKNENEKVGYALGVSLGNYVNQSFEKQQKLGIQLDKYSLLSGIQDAISNNLQLSNQEISEILEKLEKKIKDATKIQIKKDEKENLIQGKIYMQKFSEMQGVHKTQSGLMYIIEKPGEGEEITENTEITVHYKGYLTNGFEFDNSYNRGKPVVFMLKDVILGWQEGLKYIKKGGKIKLVIPPYLAYGNMSLNGIPGNSTLTFEIDLIDAKNN
- a CDS encoding aspartate aminotransferase family protein, producing the protein MILKNTSVTRNNFDDLILPFYKPSYFIPVKGQGSRIWDQEGKEYIDFSGGIAVTSLGHCHPILNKVLNYQSKKIWHTSNIFTNEPSLRLAKKLILSSFASYVFFANSGAEANEAAFKLARYYAAKKYHLKKNNIISFYNSFHGRTFFTVSVGGQAKYSDCFGPKPSGIQHAEFNKIESVRKLINKNTCAIVLELIQGEGGIIPASKPFLEELRILCNKYNALLIFDEVQTGIGRTGKLFAYEHYSIKPDILTIAKSLGGGFPISAMLTTSEVKSVIKPGIHGTTYGGNPLACAIAEATIDIINTKEVLSGVQKKLSKIIFELNIINERFKLFKEIRGMGLLVGIVLEQKFIKKIYEILYVSFLEGVIFLTAGNNVIRMAPSLIITEIDIIEGMKRFCCALEKIL
- the tsgA gene encoding MFS transporter TsgA; protein product: MKNINQIGLTWISFFSYAFTGALIVVTGMIMGDIANYFDLSISEMSNIFTCLNAGILFSILLNSWLINIISLKKQLIYGFIFSIISILGVIFSKNIWLFSVNIFILGLVSGITMSIGTLIITMLYSGPKRGSQLLLTDSFFSMSGMIFPIIAAYLLENKFLWYWIYVCIGAIYFIIFILSINLNFPKLKEKTNNINIIKEWNFNIFLLSISALLYILGQLSFISWVPQYATENMHINIKKTGNLVSDFWMAYMIGMWFFSFIIKFFNLKHIFVFLSGISAVLMYVYIHNSNYLIMKYIIISLGFFSSAIYIIIITLASLQTKKPSAKLINIILFFGTVGTLLTFIITSPIVNQKGLYATLICSNILYGIVFFLSLIILINRKYCIYFEKIKTTIIKKFFM
- the rpe gene encoding ribulose-phosphate 3-epimerase, whose product is MKNFLLAPSILSADFACLGEESKKVIDAGCDWIHFDVMDNHYVPNLTMGPMILKSLRNYNINVPIDVHLMTKPVDNLIPQFAKAGASFITFHPESTQHIDRTLNLIKENGCKAGLAFNPSTSLNFLDYIIDKLDLILLMSVNPGFSNQSFLPSTFNKLREVRKLIDLNSLDIFLEVDGGVKLENVSEIAYSGANVFVIGSGIFDYPDHQKIIKNIRQELKYSYFKSIH